The following nucleotide sequence is from Peptococcaceae bacterium 1198_IL3148.
AGGAATATTATAGACAAAGTTGGATACAGCGTTGTGGGGATCTTTAAAGGTAAGGGCGTGTTTTACCCCGTAGTTATCTTTATTAATCGGGTGCACCGGACTTCTGGTGGTAGACTGCACCACCACCCCTTTGCCCATGGCTTCAGCAATCATAAAAGGAATATGCATAAACTCACCGGTGCCTAAGCACAGGGTTTGTTGCCCATGGCGCAGTTTAGTTAACCTCTTTCCCAACTTGTCGGTAATCTCTTTTAATAACTGATTATCCTGTTGATCAATACCAAAACGGCCGGTGTATTTGAAGTAATTAACCACTTCGTTTTCCGCTGTGGTTACCACCGTGGGCAACGCTGGTGGCACAAAGATTTCTGTTGCTTGCTTTAGTTTGGGCAACGGTTGAGGGCTTTCGTGAATCACCGGTGAGGTGCCGTTATCGGCAAAGGTGCCGGCAATTAAAGACAACACACTAATTTTGACGCCCAACTCCGCTGCCACCGCCTGGTACCTTTGTTTAGCGGCTGACGAACGCCAATCTAAAAGAGATAAAATAACATAATGTTGCTGGGGGTACTTTTTATGAATCGAACGGATGATATTTAAGCACAGGTTACCAGTGCTAATTTCATCATCTATTAGCACCAGATAATCGTTATGTTGCAAAAGTGCCGGATTGTTAACCAGCAACTTTTGGTCCGGCGCATGACAGTGATCTTCGGTAAAATAAATGGTATCATGTGCACCGCAAAGGGGTTCTCTGGTGGTATGTAAATATTCTACATCACCGGCAAAGCAATCGAACACGGCATGCCCTAAACCGGTGGCGGTTTCGGCAAAACCGATAAATAGTGCTTTACCCTGCATTTTATAGGCTGAGCTCGGCATTACGCCCACTGCGTGACCACTTAATGCCGCCACCATCTCACTAACTGATTGTTGATTAATGGGCAATGCCAGCAGTTCGGCCAAACGCGTAGCCAAAAGCCTACCGGCAAGACGCGGCGTGCCCGGTAATACCGGAATGTGCTTACCAATCAGTTTACTGACAAACAAATAGCTGCGCTTAGGATTGTTTCTGGCAGCCATGGCAAACACATCATCAATGGGAATATGAAAGGGGTTAGCGGTTATTTCCACCTCAACCGATAAGTTAGCCAATATGTTGTAGTTTCTTCGCTCCGGCATAGATAATGCTTGCGTGGTCATGTCGTTCGTTAATCACTCCATAAATTTTAGCTAATTTCATGATTTTGTTGGCCCAATTGGTATGGGGCTTAGCCTCGTTCATTTTATTTTGGTAAATGCTTTTAGATACGCCGCCTTTTTCATGATCCAAAATATCCATCGCATCCAAATATTCTTCCATGGTGACGGCATAAAGTGCCTGTACCGGTACCAGATGGCTGGGATGGATAATGGTTTTACCCACAATACCGTTGGCTTTGTCCAACAGCACCTCCTTGATTAAACCATCCACATATTTGGAAACCAGTTGCCGACGGACATTTAAACCGGCATCACCATATTGTTCCAAGAACGGGGTTTTTCGCAACTGGGGCTTCAGCACCCTTTCTTTGGTGCCAAAATACTCCCACACCGGTCCTGATATCACATAACCGCCTTGGGGACGGCCAAAGATGTTCAGCAAATCGGCGATAAAGTCTCTAATGACCGCAATATCGTAAATGGTAAATTCATAGCTTCTTCTGATGCCAAATAACCCTGAAAGATCGGTGGCCCCCATGCGGACATTGAGCACCAAATCGGCGTAACTATCTAACACCGCTTTAATTTTTAACATTTCAGCCACCCGGGTTGGCTGTTCGATTACCCGGGGAGTTTCCAAAATGGGCATACCGTAAAGGGGTTTTGCTAAGCTGTGATTGACCCTTTGCAGTTCAGCAAAATATTGCCAATCTGCTTCGGGATCAAACTTAGGAAAAACAAAACCGGTTAACACCGACAAAGCCGAGCCCAAATTAACAATTAACCGCTTCATTTGCTCCAGGTTTCTCACCCGGATAAAGATAAAGGGGAGATTTCTGCCGTTTTCCCGTTGCTTTAATAGCTCCTTTAACTGTACTTGCAAATTGCCTTCGGCAGCGGCAACCATATCGTCACCCACCGCATCCTCAAGGCATAACACAGTGGATACCAGGCCGGGCATGTCATCCCTTACCAGCTTTTGGGCCACTTTGGGGGAATTTGCCGGAATATACAGCGTGGCCCCTAGGGCAAGGGCCAACGTCTGTTTATCCATATTCTCTGTTAAATCAGCCGGGGGCAAAGCAAATATCGCTTCCTT
It contains:
- a CDS encoding HpcH/HpaI aldolase/citrate lyase family protein; its protein translation is MQYFSYLDQREKEAIFALPPADLTENMDKQTLALALGATLYIPANSPKVAQKLVRDDMPGLVSTVLCLEDAVGDDMVAAAEGNLQVQLKELLKQRENGRNLPFIFIRVRNLEQMKRLIVNLGSALSVLTGFVFPKFDPEADWQYFAELQRVNHSLAKPLYGMPILETPRVIEQPTRVAEMLKIKAVLDSYADLVLNVRMGATDLSGLFGIRRSYEFTIYDIAVIRDFIADLLNIFGRPQGGYVISGPVWEYFGTKERVLKPQLRKTPFLEQYGDAGLNVRRQLVSKYVDGLIKEVLLDKANGIVGKTIIHPSHLVPVQALYAVTMEEYLDAMDILDHEKGGVSKSIYQNKMNEAKPHTNWANKIMKLAKIYGVINERHDHASIIYAGAKKLQHIG
- a CDS encoding phosphoribosyltransferase family protein → MTTQALSMPERRNYNILANLSVEVEITANPFHIPIDDVFAMAARNNPKRSYLFVSKLIGKHIPVLPGTPRLAGRLLATRLAELLALPINQQSVSEMVAALSGHAVGVMPSSAYKMQGKALFIGFAETATGLGHAVFDCFAGDVEYLHTTREPLCGAHDTIYFTEDHCHAPDQKLLVNNPALLQHNDYLVLIDDEISTGNLCLNIIRSIHKKYPQQHYVILSLLDWRSSAAKQRYQAVAAELGVKISVLSLIAGTFADNGTSPVIHESPQPLPKLKQATEIFVPPALPTVVTTAENEVVNYFKYTGRFGIDQQDNQLLKEITDKLGKRLTKLRHGQQTLCLGTGEFMHIPFMIAEAMGKGVVVQSTTRSPVHPINKDNYGVKHALTFKDPHNAVSNFVYNIPPNRYDEVFVFWERPVLPRQVEPLLIGFQQLGIKHVVFVWMT